One stretch of Geoalkalibacter ferrihydriticus DSM 17813 DNA includes these proteins:
- the dinB gene encoding DNA polymerase IV: protein MNSTYFTGNQSYLYRHPSMKNIERCIIHLDLDAFFASVEQRDRPELRGRPVLVGGSSQRGVVWAASYEARPFGVHSAMPIAQALRLCPEAVVLPVRMNEYRKASRAVFTIFSRFTDCIEPLSIDEAFLDVSASLRLFGSGQAIACQIREAVRRETNLTLSAGIAPNKFLAKLASEAAKPDGLKEIFPEEIDAFLLTLPVKALWGVGAVTAQKLATLGVSRVAELRRLKREFLLRTFGASGGLLYDLARGIDARPVESDSSIKSVGHEDTYATDLSDPVVIQRELLGLSERVAQRLRSKNLQGRRVTVKVKYADFSVVTRSRTLAAGLSNGGEIFGIATELLSQTEAGRRPLRLLGVSLATLEVLGTGQSELFAAPRRARLSRLDQAVDQLRERFGDQRVVKGSLLAGRKEPSDAEQGTDGD, encoded by the coding sequence ATCAATAGCACTTATTTTACGGGAAATCAATCCTATCTCTACCGGCATCCCAGCATGAAGAATATTGAGCGCTGCATTATCCATCTTGACCTCGATGCGTTCTTCGCCTCGGTGGAACAACGCGACCGTCCCGAGTTGCGTGGCCGGCCCGTCCTCGTCGGTGGCAGTTCGCAACGCGGGGTGGTGTGGGCGGCCTCCTATGAAGCGCGCCCCTTTGGCGTGCACTCGGCCATGCCCATAGCCCAGGCTCTGCGCCTGTGTCCGGAAGCCGTCGTCCTTCCGGTACGCATGAATGAATATCGCAAAGCATCCAGGGCTGTTTTCACTATTTTTTCACGCTTTACCGACTGTATCGAGCCGCTGTCCATCGACGAGGCGTTTTTGGATGTCAGCGCAAGCCTGCGCCTGTTTGGGTCGGGGCAGGCCATTGCCTGCCAGATCCGCGAGGCGGTCAGGCGTGAAACGAATTTGACACTCAGCGCCGGCATTGCGCCCAACAAGTTTCTCGCCAAGCTCGCCTCGGAGGCTGCCAAGCCGGATGGCCTAAAAGAGATTTTTCCTGAGGAGATCGATGCGTTTCTCTTGACCTTGCCGGTTAAGGCACTCTGGGGAGTCGGTGCGGTTACCGCGCAGAAACTTGCGACCCTGGGCGTCAGCCGCGTGGCTGAACTGCGCCGCCTCAAACGAGAGTTTCTGCTACGAACTTTTGGAGCATCCGGCGGGCTGCTCTACGATCTGGCGCGCGGCATTGATGCGCGACCGGTTGAGAGCGACTCGAGCATCAAGTCGGTGGGGCATGAAGATACCTACGCCACCGATCTCAGCGATCCGGTTGTCATCCAGCGCGAACTGCTTGGACTCAGTGAGCGGGTAGCCCAGCGCCTGCGAAGCAAAAACCTCCAGGGGCGCCGCGTTACGGTGAAGGTCAAGTATGCGGATTTTTCGGTGGTCACACGCAGCCGCACCCTCGCCGCCGGACTGAGCAATGGCGGTGAAATCTTCGGTATAGCCACAGAATTGCTCAGCCAGACCGAGGCCGGCCGTCGTCCCCTGCGCCTGCTGGGGGTGAGCCTTGCGACACTGGAAGTATTGGGGACGGGGCAGAGCGAGCTGTTTGCCGCGCCCCGGCGCGCCCGTCTGAGTCGCCTCGACCAGGCCGTGGATCAGTTAAGAGAGCGCTTCGGCGACCAGCGGGTGGTCAAAGGGTCGCTCCTCGCCGGTCGTAAAGAACCCTCAGACGCCGAACAGGGAACGGACGGTGACTAA
- a CDS encoding FadR/GntR family transcriptional regulator has translation MANVFRPIRPKKISEEIVEQIKALISAGQLKPGEKIPSERDLAVMLGVSRPSVREAIMVLDAMGLVEARQGGGTYVRSLTAVSLHDPLTTLVEENPAMHYALVEVRMGLETWSAYLAASRATDAEIERLRELLGIMQKQAAQGGWDADVDAEFHYAITAATHNTLQMHVLNTIHSLFHKTIQVALTEFYRRDGMVELLLAQHQAIYSGIAERNPEKAREAMYRHLTLVEEKMSELQRGE, from the coding sequence ATGGCCAATGTTTTCAGACCGATCCGACCCAAAAAAATCTCCGAGGAAATTGTCGAGCAGATCAAGGCTCTGATTTCTGCCGGACAGCTAAAACCCGGTGAAAAAATCCCTTCCGAGCGGGATCTGGCGGTTATGCTCGGCGTGAGTCGTCCCTCGGTGCGCGAGGCAATTATGGTTTTGGATGCCATGGGCCTAGTCGAGGCGCGGCAGGGCGGCGGAACCTATGTGCGCTCTCTGACCGCAGTTTCACTGCACGATCCGTTGACGACCCTGGTCGAAGAAAATCCTGCCATGCATTATGCGCTGGTCGAAGTGCGCATGGGGTTGGAAACCTGGTCGGCCTATCTCGCCGCCTCCCGCGCCACGGACGCTGAAATCGAACGCCTGCGGGAACTTCTCGGCATCATGCAAAAACAGGCCGCGCAGGGTGGCTGGGATGCCGATGTGGATGCCGAGTTTCACTATGCCATAACCGCAGCGACCCACAATACCCTGCAAATGCACGTGCTCAATACAATTCATTCGCTGTTTCATAAAACCATTCAAGTTGCGCTGACGGAGTTTTATCGGCGCGACGGCATGGTTGAGCTGTTGCTCGCCCAGCATCAGGCCATTTATTCGGGGATTGCCGAAAGAAATCCGGAAAAAGCCCGCGAGGCCATGTACCGGCACCTGACCCTGGTCGAAGAAAAAATGTCAGAGCTTCAGCGGGGCGAGTGA
- a CDS encoding F0F1 ATP synthase subunit epsilon, whose protein sequence is MAEKLKLDLVTPYRLVLSEEVDEITAPGLMGEFGILPAHTPLLTTLQIGEFSYRKGNELFHVAVNWGFVEVENDRVTVLVETAEPADEIDLERAKAALGRAEEALKKLSAEEKDFLIMKSALDRALVRIKVAGRESK, encoded by the coding sequence ATGGCAGAGAAGTTGAAGCTTGACCTGGTCACTCCCTATCGCCTTGTTCTGTCCGAAGAGGTGGATGAAATAACCGCTCCGGGATTGATGGGCGAATTCGGCATCCTTCCGGCCCACACCCCGCTGCTGACGACCCTGCAGATTGGCGAGTTCAGCTATCGCAAAGGTAACGAACTCTTTCACGTTGCCGTCAACTGGGGTTTTGTCGAAGTGGAAAACGATCGGGTCACGGTCTTGGTGGAAACCGCCGAGCCGGCCGACGAGATCGATCTGGAGCGCGCCAAAGCAGCCTTGGGACGCGCCGAAGAAGCTCTCAAGAAATTATCCGCGGAAGAGAAAGATTTTCTCATCATGAAATCCGCCCTCGACCGGGCCCTGGTGCGCATCAAGGTTGCAGGCCGCGAGTCGAAATAA
- the atpD gene encoding F0F1 ATP synthase subunit beta produces MNKGKINQVIGPVVDVEFAPGKLPEIYHAIKVSNPSISDQEWNLVLEVSQHLGENTVRTIAMDSTEGLVRGQEVIDTGKQILMPVGGKTLGRILNVVGEPIDEMGPVGAELEWEIHRPAPDFVSQSTKVEAFETGIKVVDLLAPYSRGGKIGLFGGAGVGKTVLIMELIHNIAKQHGGFSVFAGVGERTREGNDLWHEMKDSGVLSKAALIYGQMNEPPGARARVALSALTVAEYFRDEEQQDVLLFVDNIFRFTQAGSEVSALLGRIPSAVGYQPTLGTEMGELQERITTTDKGSITSVQAIYVPADDLTDPAPATAFAHLDATTVLSRQIAELGIYPAVDPLDSTSRILDPQVIGDEHYKVARDVQYVLQRYKDLQDIIAILGMDELSEDDKLTVARARKIQRFLSQPFHVAEIFTGAPGKYVELKDTIKGFQEIVAGMHDELPEQAFYLVGTIEEAIEKAKKLAA; encoded by the coding sequence ATGAATAAGGGAAAAATCAATCAGGTCATCGGTCCCGTCGTCGACGTTGAATTCGCGCCGGGCAAGCTGCCTGAAATTTACCACGCAATCAAAGTCAGCAACCCCTCGATTTCCGACCAGGAATGGAATCTCGTACTGGAGGTTTCCCAGCATCTTGGCGAGAATACCGTGCGCACCATCGCCATGGATTCAACTGAGGGTTTGGTGCGCGGACAGGAGGTCATTGACACCGGCAAGCAGATCCTCATGCCCGTCGGCGGCAAAACCCTCGGACGCATTCTCAACGTGGTCGGTGAGCCCATTGACGAAATGGGACCCGTAGGCGCCGAGCTGGAGTGGGAAATCCATCGTCCCGCGCCTGACTTTGTCAGCCAGTCGACCAAGGTTGAAGCCTTTGAGACCGGTATCAAGGTGGTTGACTTGCTGGCCCCTTATTCGCGTGGTGGAAAAATTGGTCTGTTCGGCGGCGCCGGTGTCGGCAAAACCGTTCTTATCATGGAGCTTATTCACAACATCGCCAAGCAGCACGGCGGCTTTTCCGTTTTCGCCGGGGTCGGCGAGCGTACCCGCGAGGGCAACGACCTCTGGCATGAGATGAAGGATTCCGGCGTTCTGAGCAAGGCCGCTCTGATTTACGGGCAGATGAATGAGCCCCCTGGAGCGCGCGCACGTGTCGCCCTTTCCGCCTTGACCGTAGCCGAATACTTCCGTGACGAGGAGCAGCAGGACGTTCTGCTGTTCGTCGACAATATCTTCCGCTTCACTCAGGCCGGCTCCGAAGTCTCCGCCCTTCTCGGCCGCATCCCTTCGGCGGTCGGCTACCAGCCGACCCTGGGAACGGAAATGGGTGAATTGCAGGAGCGAATCACCACCACCGACAAGGGATCGATCACTTCGGTTCAGGCTATTTACGTTCCTGCCGACGACTTGACCGACCCGGCGCCGGCAACTGCTTTTGCCCACCTGGACGCCACCACGGTGCTTTCGCGCCAGATTGCGGAACTCGGGATTTATCCGGCCGTCGACCCCCTTGACTCCACCAGCCGGATTCTCGACCCTCAGGTGATCGGTGATGAACACTACAAAGTAGCCCGTGATGTCCAGTACGTCCTGCAGCGCTACAAGGATCTGCAGGACATCATCGCCATTCTCGGTATGGACGAGTTGTCAGAGGACGACAAATTGACGGTGGCCCGGGCACGCAAAATTCAACGCTTTCTCTCCCAGCCCTTCCATGTCGCCGAGATTTTCACCGGGGCTCCCGGGAAATACGTTGAGCTTAAAGACACCATCAAGGGCTTTCAGGAAATCGTTGCGGGCATGCATGATGAGCTTCCCGAGCAGGCATTCTACCTGGTCGGCACCATCGAAGAAGCTATTGAAAAAGCCAAGAAACTGGCTGCCTGA
- the atpG gene encoding ATP synthase F1 subunit gamma, with amino-acid sequence MANLKVIKKRITSVKNTRQITKAMKMVSAAKLRRAQDAVVSARPYAEKMSQVLASLALREDPESHPLLQQREKHRALVVLMTGDRGLCGGFNVNISKMAERFIRNNDEGFEQIDLMIIGRKGNDYLKRRSGLNIYKVYENLSGSISYNTAALLGQEIITLYQEEKYDQVYLVYNAFHSAISQVPTLVQVLPIVPREAQEDEILVDYIFEPSRSEVLEQILPKNVEVQIFRSLLESVASEHGARMSAMDSASKNANEMIGRLTLEYNRACQAAITKELMEIISGAEAIK; translated from the coding sequence ATGGCTAACCTTAAAGTAATCAAAAAGCGCATCACTTCGGTCAAGAACACGCGCCAGATCACCAAGGCCATGAAAATGGTCTCCGCGGCAAAACTGCGCCGTGCTCAGGATGCCGTTGTTTCTGCCCGACCTTATGCCGAGAAGATGTCACAGGTTCTCGCCAGCCTGGCTCTCCGGGAAGATCCCGAATCTCACCCCCTGCTGCAACAGCGCGAGAAGCACCGTGCTCTGGTCGTGCTGATGACCGGCGATCGCGGCCTGTGCGGCGGCTTCAACGTCAACATCAGCAAAATGGCCGAACGCTTTATCCGCAACAACGATGAAGGGTTCGAGCAAATCGATCTGATGATTATCGGGCGCAAGGGCAACGACTATCTCAAGCGGCGTTCCGGGCTGAACATCTACAAGGTCTACGAGAACCTCAGCGGGTCCATTTCCTACAACACTGCGGCTTTGCTCGGCCAGGAAATTATCACCCTCTACCAGGAAGAAAAATACGATCAGGTTTATCTGGTCTATAACGCTTTCCACAGCGCCATCAGCCAGGTACCGACCCTGGTGCAGGTTCTTCCCATCGTTCCGCGTGAAGCTCAGGAAGACGAGATTCTTGTCGACTACATCTTCGAACCTTCGCGCAGCGAGGTGCTCGAGCAGATTCTTCCCAAGAACGTGGAAGTACAAATTTTTCGTTCGCTGCTCGAATCGGTCGCCTCGGAGCATGGTGCCCGCATGAGCGCCATGGACAGTGCCAGCAAGAATGCCAACGAGATGATCGGTCGGCTGACTCTGGAGTACAACCGTGCGTGCCAGGCCGCAATCACCAAAGAACTCATGGAAATCATTTCCGGGGCCGAGGCCATCAAGTAA
- the atpH gene encoding ATP synthase F1 subunit delta, whose amino-acid sequence MSLSAISKRYARALVQLGTEQNKVEEFAGELDKVLAAFAAEKNLRMVLESPSFPYRKRSAILAALGEKLGLSQGMKNFLGLLLEKHRLRYISQIAEHYQQLADELSGTLRAQLTSAVKLDAAQTLVIRTGLQQQTGKKIILDTRVDPALLGGLKAEFGGRIFDGSLSTQLKRFEDKLTKG is encoded by the coding sequence TTGAGCCTCAGCGCGATTTCAAAAAGATACGCCCGTGCCCTCGTTCAGTTGGGCACCGAGCAGAACAAGGTAGAGGAATTTGCCGGCGAACTGGACAAGGTTCTGGCCGCATTCGCGGCCGAAAAGAACCTGCGAATGGTTCTCGAAAGCCCCTCCTTTCCCTACCGCAAACGCTCGGCGATCCTTGCCGCCCTCGGCGAAAAGCTCGGCTTGTCCCAGGGCATGAAAAACTTTCTCGGCCTGCTTCTGGAGAAACACCGCCTGCGGTATATCTCCCAGATTGCGGAGCACTACCAGCAACTCGCCGATGAACTTTCGGGAACCCTGCGAGCCCAACTGACGTCTGCCGTCAAGCTCGACGCGGCGCAGACCTTGGTCATCCGCACCGGTCTGCAACAGCAGACGGGGAAAAAGATCATCTTGGATACCCGGGTCGATCCTGCCCTGCTCGGCGGTCTCAAAGCCGAATTTGGTGGTCGGATCTTCGATGGCAGCCTCAGCACGCAGTTGAAACGATTTGAAGATAAATTAACGAAGGGGTGA
- a CDS encoding ATP synthase F0 subunit B yields the protein MAKRFFRTTATAIPALVILLMTTTLAFAAGDYHHDAATLLKDFLYRVLNFAVLIAILAFFITRPLKKALAGRRETLAKELEEAQKARDTAEAKFAEYDRKLQDATAEIEQLQAEIRREGELERDKILANARNMAEKMAQDAENAAAQEVAKARRQLRQEAAALAISLARDLLKKNFNEADQKRLVDEYMEKMQKVGELS from the coding sequence ATGGCTAAACGATTTTTCCGCACCACGGCCACCGCAATTCCGGCACTGGTCATTCTCCTTATGACCACGACCCTGGCGTTTGCGGCCGGCGACTACCACCACGACGCCGCTACTTTGCTCAAGGACTTTCTTTATCGGGTTCTGAACTTTGCAGTGCTGATCGCCATTCTAGCCTTTTTCATCACCCGGCCCCTGAAAAAGGCGCTGGCCGGGCGTCGGGAAACCCTCGCCAAGGAGTTGGAGGAGGCACAGAAGGCCCGCGATACCGCCGAGGCAAAATTTGCCGAGTATGATCGCAAGCTGCAGGACGCTACTGCGGAAATTGAGCAACTCCAAGCGGAGATTCGCCGCGAGGGGGAGCTGGAGCGCGATAAAATCCTCGCCAATGCGCGCAATATGGCTGAGAAAATGGCGCAGGACGCTGAAAACGCCGCAGCGCAGGAAGTTGCCAAGGCGCGTCGCCAGTTGCGCCAGGAAGCCGCTGCCCTCGCCATTTCTCTGGCTCGGGATCTGTTGAAGAAGAACTTCAACGAAGCTGACCAAAAGCGGCTGGTCGATGAATACATGGAGAAAATGCAGAAGGTGGGAGAATTAAGTTGA
- a CDS encoding ATP synthase F0 subunit B, whose translation MIDFDWTFFLQLANFLLLIFILNVLLFKPLSRIMNERKQATEGGHQRARDLEEQIQAKMAAYREQLQAAKAKAAEERASLRAAAGEEEARILGEAHEKAANQLKTIRNQVDQEAASARKNLRDGAGKLAQQVASKVLGRSL comes from the coding sequence GTGATTGATTTCGATTGGACGTTCTTCTTACAGCTTGCGAACTTTCTCCTTCTCATTTTCATCTTGAATGTTCTCCTGTTCAAGCCCTTGTCGCGCATCATGAATGAGCGTAAACAGGCCACTGAAGGAGGACACCAGCGCGCGCGCGACTTGGAAGAGCAGATTCAAGCCAAGATGGCCGCCTACCGGGAGCAGCTCCAAGCGGCCAAAGCCAAGGCCGCCGAGGAGCGCGCGTCCTTGCGCGCCGCCGCCGGCGAAGAAGAGGCTCGCATTCTCGGCGAGGCTCACGAAAAGGCGGCGAATCAACTTAAAACTATTCGCAACCAGGTTGATCAGGAAGCTGCGTCCGCCCGCAAGAATCTGCGCGACGGCGCCGGGAAACTGGCCCAGCAGGTGGCCTCCAAAGTTCTAGGCAGGAGTCTGTAA
- a CDS encoding TIGR02266 family protein: MQPTKILLAAPAPQLTHWRTSLLPSSSLSFLTAGDSDEALVLARSEQPRLAVIDYRLEPENGPSLCRRLRSYHWLKDLPVIMLMPDSIEGPEGPQDPLRQRECQKTLPSSATSAMLLDVILEILALRPLISRAPRVPQRLPLRFARTEKLNHRGFTLDLSTGGLYLQTDTLYTTGTHMHIEFILPGTLQPLRGRARVAWTNRIHAVSKPLYPQGMGLQFTDLDAHWSQAIAAFVRESV; this comes from the coding sequence ATGCAGCCGACCAAAATCCTGCTCGCCGCACCAGCACCCCAACTGACCCATTGGCGAACAAGCCTGTTGCCGTCTTCGAGTCTCTCCTTTCTGACTGCGGGCGACAGTGATGAAGCCCTGGTCTTGGCACGCTCCGAGCAGCCGCGCCTGGCGGTGATCGATTACCGGCTTGAACCTGAGAATGGACCATCCCTTTGTCGTCGCCTTCGCTCTTATCACTGGCTGAAAGACCTTCCGGTCATCATGCTGATGCCTGACAGCATTGAGGGCCCTGAGGGCCCACAGGATCCGCTCCGGCAGCGGGAATGTCAGAAGACTCTACCCAGCTCGGCAACCAGCGCCATGCTGCTCGACGTAATTCTTGAAATCCTCGCTCTTCGTCCCCTCATTTCGCGGGCGCCGCGCGTGCCGCAGCGCTTGCCGCTACGTTTTGCCCGTACGGAAAAGCTCAATCACCGAGGCTTTACCCTTGATCTGAGCACAGGCGGCCTTTACCTGCAAACCGATACGCTCTACACTACCGGGACCCATATGCATATAGAATTCATCCTTCCCGGGACCCTTCAGCCACTTCGCGGACGCGCCCGGGTGGCATGGACCAACCGCATTCACGCAGTGTCCAAACCCCTCTATCCGCAGGGGATGGGCCTTCAATTTACCGACCTGGACGCACACTGGTCCCAGGCGATCGCGGCATTTGTTCGCGAATCGGTCTAA
- a CDS encoding carboxy terminal-processing peptidase, with protein MPILKKLLIPLLVLLLLSPGLATAVPADPGDYDLNRARLLSFVLRQQLVSQHYSHKGLDDELSVAAFGLYLKQLDFQKRFLLKEDVTRLRAYEKKIDDEIATSRLELPLLAAELMDKRVRQAQRMLPEILEAGFDFTREETIETDPENLDFSKNTEELRERWRKILKHQVLNRLLIMEEDELAKPEGDERKNTEALIQAAVERVGKSQEQMFNRMLEDSRQDHIDRYFNAVARAFDPHSNYLPPTSKEDFDISMRGSLEGIGATLREEDGFIKVVRIIPGSAAYRQGQLEAEDTILAVAEGANEPVDVVDLRLRDAVSLIRGQKGTEVRLTVRKPDGRQMIVAITRDVVQIEETFVRSALLPPEEDGRHFGYIKIPTFYRDFEGGPKGTGRNSTDDMRQELIRLNEKGISGLVLDLRNNGGGALTDAVSIAGLFIKEGPIVQVRAGDGRMETLSDRSRDIVYDGPLVVLVNKFSASASEILAGALQDYGRAVVIGSKYTHGKGTVQAVVDLDRSLPFPNMDRYRPLGAIKVTIQKFYRISGESTQYRGVVPDIILPDRLQHIESGEKYLDYSLPWDQVDATRFDPWPEIPPIDKLRRASLERVAGNEDFMSIAEDAERAEARMKQSAMPLNLAEARQARRELIQAREENAAHDHAMGIEEPAEPGLSSEERHQRWAKNAAEDPYVGEAQAILRDLIRVLTPTATTAGQVPAKFLPN; from the coding sequence ATGCCTATTCTCAAAAAACTGCTAATTCCTCTGCTGGTTCTGCTTCTTCTCTCCCCCGGCCTGGCTACCGCGGTTCCCGCCGATCCCGGCGACTACGATCTAAACCGGGCGCGCCTGCTGAGCTTCGTGCTGCGCCAGCAATTGGTGTCTCAACACTACAGCCATAAGGGCCTGGATGACGAGCTATCCGTGGCGGCCTTCGGTCTCTACCTCAAGCAGCTCGATTTCCAGAAACGCTTCCTGCTCAAAGAGGACGTGACGCGGCTTCGTGCCTATGAAAAGAAAATCGATGACGAAATCGCCACCAGTCGCCTTGAGCTGCCGCTGCTGGCGGCGGAACTCATGGACAAGCGAGTACGCCAGGCACAGCGCATGCTGCCCGAAATTCTTGAGGCCGGGTTCGATTTCACGCGCGAAGAAACCATCGAAACCGACCCGGAAAATCTTGACTTCTCAAAAAACACCGAAGAGTTGCGCGAGCGCTGGCGTAAAATTCTCAAGCACCAGGTTCTCAACCGCCTGTTGATCATGGAAGAAGACGAGCTGGCTAAACCCGAAGGAGATGAGCGAAAAAACACTGAAGCATTGATCCAGGCCGCGGTTGAGCGCGTCGGCAAAAGTCAGGAGCAGATGTTCAACCGCATGCTCGAAGATAGTCGACAGGACCATATCGATCGTTATTTCAATGCCGTGGCCCGTGCCTTTGACCCACACTCCAACTATTTGCCGCCGACCAGCAAGGAAGATTTCGACATCAGCATGCGCGGCTCGCTCGAAGGCATCGGCGCAACCCTGCGCGAAGAAGACGGTTTCATCAAGGTGGTGCGCATTATTCCCGGCAGCGCCGCCTACCGCCAAGGCCAGCTTGAAGCCGAAGACACCATTCTGGCAGTGGCCGAGGGCGCCAACGAACCTGTCGACGTCGTCGACCTGCGGTTGCGCGACGCGGTCAGCCTGATCCGCGGCCAAAAGGGCACCGAGGTGCGCCTGACGGTGCGCAAGCCCGACGGCCGCCAAATGATCGTTGCCATCACCCGCGATGTGGTTCAGATCGAGGAAACGTTTGTGCGCTCGGCACTGCTGCCGCCGGAAGAAGACGGCCGGCACTTCGGCTACATAAAGATTCCCACATTTTATCGCGACTTTGAAGGAGGCCCTAAAGGCACCGGGCGCAACTCCACCGACGACATGCGCCAGGAACTGATCCGCCTCAATGAAAAAGGTATCAGCGGCTTGGTTCTGGATCTGCGCAACAACGGCGGCGGTGCGCTGACGGATGCGGTTTCCATCGCCGGATTGTTTATCAAGGAAGGCCCCATTGTGCAGGTTCGCGCCGGCGACGGCCGCATGGAAACCCTCTCTGATCGCAGCCGCGACATCGTCTACGACGGTCCGCTGGTGGTTCTGGTCAACAAGTTCAGCGCTTCGGCCTCGGAAATTCTCGCCGGGGCACTCCAGGATTACGGCCGTGCGGTGGTGATCGGCAGCAAGTATACCCACGGCAAAGGCACGGTGCAGGCGGTCGTCGACCTTGACCGCAGCCTGCCCTTTCCCAACATGGACCGCTACCGCCCCCTGGGAGCCATCAAGGTCACCATTCAGAAGTTCTACCGGATCAGCGGCGAATCGACCCAATACCGCGGCGTGGTTCCCGACATCATTCTACCCGACCGCCTGCAGCACATCGAAAGCGGCGAGAAATATCTGGATTATTCCCTGCCTTGGGACCAGGTTGACGCCACCCGCTTCGATCCTTGGCCCGAGATACCACCCATCGACAAACTACGCCGTGCCAGCCTCGAGCGTGTTGCCGGCAATGAGGATTTTATGTCCATTGCCGAGGACGCTGAGCGTGCCGAAGCACGGATGAAGCAGAGCGCCATGCCGCTCAACCTTGCCGAAGCGCGTCAAGCCCGCCGGGAACTGATCCAGGCGCGCGAGGAAAACGCCGCGCACGATCATGCCATGGGTATCGAGGAACCGGCAGAGCCGGGACTCAGCAGCGAAGAGCGCCATCAGCGCTGGGCAAAAAATGCCGCCGAAGATCCTTATGTCGGCGAGGCCCAGGCCATCTTGCGTGACCTGATTCGGGTGCTGACCCCGACGGCGACCACGGCAGGTCAGGTACCGGCAAAGTTTTTGCCCAACTGA